TCGCTGGTCGAGGGACGGCATTGGGTTCGGGCGGCACTCGAACTGGTCGATAATGCCACCCCGCCCGATTTGGTGGCGCGGCTCGAACACGCCGAGGCCGACGGCGCTCAACAATTCGGCGAACGCGACGTGTCGTTGGCCGCGGCCGAGCTTGCGCTCGTGCGGTATCGCGAGGTCGGTGATGCGCGCGGAGTCGCTCAGGCGCAGAGCTTGGCGGGCCGATCGCTGGCGCTTCTTGAGAGACATGCGGAGGCAGAGCCGCTGCTGCGAGAGGCCTTGGAGGCAGCGCGCACGCTGGGCGATCGCAGGCTGGCCGCCGAGGTTTTGCAGGTGATCGGATGGACTCGGTCCGCGGTCGGTGACTTCGCCGGGGCTCGCGCGAACCTCACCGAAGCGCTTGGGCTCGCGAAGGTACTTGGCGCCGAGTTCTTTGCGGTCTCCGTAGCCGCAAGTCTTGCCGAGAACGAGTATGATGCCGGCGATTCGGAAACAGCCCTGCGCCTCACGGTCGATGTGCTCGCGACCCACCGTGCACTGAACTCCTCGCCAACGGCGCCCGGCATCGCCGCCGCTCTCGCCAACATGGCGACGTACTGTGTCGCGTTGGGTCGGTTCGATGAGGCGCGAGCGCATGCAAACGAGGCGCTCGAACTTGCGCGTGGGCTCCGGCTCGTCGCGCTGGTGGCTCTCTCGTTGCGGCACATTGCCCTGGTGCTCATGCTGGCCCCGCAGTCACAACGCGGACGCACGTCCGACGAGTACTCGGGCGCCGCTCGGCTCTTCGGCTACCTCGACGCCCACCTCGCCACGCTAGCCCCGGCGGACTTTGGTTTGCAGCGCGAATATGATCGCGCGCTCTCCGTGCTTCGCGGTGCGATTGGCGAAGATAATCTTACGAGTCTGATGGCCGTCGGCGCAACGATGACCGAAGATGAGTCGATCGACCAGGCCCACGCGATCCGCTGACACCTCGGTTTTTGTAGCCGGCTCGGCAGCCTGTGGTGCAATCGGAAGTCAATCGTGGTGACCAGACTGGGCGATTGCTATTGGACCGTCACACTTACGTCGATCGAATTGCCGAGTCTATCGCGTACGTGAATCGAGCACGAGCCCACACCTTGCGCAGTGACGACGAACGAATTGGATTGATTACCAGCGCTCACTGTCGCGATGTTTAGGTTCGAGCTCTTTGCGGTGAATGAGCCCCCTTCGTACTGCGTCTCGTGGATTTGAATGGTCTGCGACTGGCCAACGCCGGAAAGAACCACGGAATCGGGCTTTGAGGTTAGAACGTGCGTTAAGGCAACCAAAATTCGTCCTTGCACGTCAGCGATCCACATGTTTCCATCTGGTCCGGCATTCAGATACTCTGGCACCGCGTCGGCGAACGGCGGCAGTATCGGCGGCGTAAAGGTCTTTGTGGCGATGATAAATTGCCGGAGCAGATAGTTGCCGGTCGCCGCGTCTTGGTCATCGAACCACATCGAGCTGCCGGAAAACCCCTCGCTAATATAATGGGGACCCTTGTCCGAAACTGGCACCGGATACTCAGTGATGTTGCCAACCCGATCTACCACTCCGATCTTGTTCGCTTGGCTCTCCGCGAAGTAAAGATTCCCGTCCGGTCCGAGAGCAATACCAGCGGCCCCGCTATTCGGCGTGGGGATTTCAAAAAGTGTAAACTTTCCGCGCGGGGTGACGAAGCCGATTTCGTTTGTGCCCGGATCGGTGAACCACACATTTCCATCAGGGCCACCGATGAGACCACGCAGTGAATGGTGATGTTTTGGATGTGGTAGCGGATAGTTAGTCATCACGCCGTCAAGCGTCACCTTTTCGACAGACCTGCGGTCTCCCGCAACCCAGATATTTCCGTCGGGGCCGCTCGCAAGGCCGGCGTTTGGGTCGAACGGGATTTGATATTCGGTGAGTTTTCCGGACGTAGTAATTCGACCGATATCCGGGCCGAATGTGTTGCGAGCCTCGGCAAACCATAACGCCCGATCGGGACCTTCGATTATTTGAACCGGAGCTTGGGAGACAAAATATTCCACAATCGTGCCGTTCATGTCGACGCTGCCAACGACACCCTGCCCTTGCGTGAACCACATCTTTCCGTCTGGACCTTGGGTGATACCCATTGTTTGGTGCAACGGCTGCGGAGCATATGTAACCCAAAGTGAACCGTCGCCTTTCTGAACAATTTGATGCTGTACGCCCGCGCCATGCGAAACCGGCGCGCTTTGTCGAAGCGTTGGTACTTGACCGCACCCGGCAAGTGCAAAGGAAACAATGACGACGAAGATCGCTTTGCGCATCTCGATGTACTCCCGCGACTGGAAACGGAGCAAGCCTGCTTCGGCGCTGGCACGCGTGAAAACTGCTCGAATCCGGGGTGAACTATCCGCGCCGTCCGGCCAGTGTCACAGCGCCTACATGATTTCGGATGCTAGGAAAAGAACGAGGCCGAGCACAAGCGGGATGCACACGGATTGCCTAACTGCGTGTTGGGCTCGGATGTTCGACTCGGTACGTTCGCAACCAGACATGGGGTAAAGAAGCAAAGTGGAATCGTTATCTTCCGAAACGGTGCGCACTCTGAAGCTGCATGCAAATGATATTCGCCAAGGCATTATTCGATCGTTAGTGGCGGCCGGTTCGGGCCATTCGGCTGGACCACTCGACATGGCGGACGTTTTCGCAGCCCTCTACTTTCACATCTTGCGCCATAATCCGTTGGACCCCGAATGGGTGGACCGCGATAGATTACTCCTATCATGTGGGCACATCGCACCCGTACGCTATAGCGCGATGGCGTACGCCGGCTATTTTCCAATCGAAGAATTGACGACACTGCGCAAATTTGGTTCGCGATTGCAGGGCCATCCCGAGCGCATGCGCCTCCCAGCGCTTGAAACTACCTCGGGACCGCTTGGCGAGGGACTCGCTCAAGGCGCGGGAATGGCTTTGGCGGCGAAAATGGACGAGGCGCAATGGCGTACTTATGTCGTCACGTCCGACGCCGAACATCAATGCGGTCTGCATTGGGAAGCCGTCATGACGGCGGCTAAATTCAAGCTCGACAACCTCACCTGTATCATAGATCGGAACTTCATTCAAATCGACGGAAGCACCGAAGATGTCATGCCTCTTGAGCCGCTAGCGGAGAAATATCGGGCCTTCAATTGGGAAGTATTCCAATGCGACGGCAACGATATCGCCGAATTCATCACAACGATGGAAAAGGCCAAAGAGGTTCGCGGCAAACCACAGGTCGTGATCGCGCACACGCTGCCCGGCAAGGGCGTCGCATTTATGGAGGGAGACTACCGCTGGCATGGTAAGCCGCCCGATCGACGACAGGCCGATGAAGCGCTGAGCGAATTGTCGGCGCAGCGCGAGTTGATGGTGAAGCATGACGGATAGTGCGCGCCGTTCGCAAACGAGTGAGATGCAGCCGC
The Candidatus Eremiobacteraceae bacterium DNA segment above includes these coding regions:
- a CDS encoding transketolase, whose translation is MESLSSETVRTLKLHANDIRQGIIRSLVAAGSGHSAGPLDMADVFAALYFHILRHNPLDPEWVDRDRLLLSCGHIAPVRYSAMAYAGYFPIEELTTLRKFGSRLQGHPERMRLPALETTSGPLGEGLAQGAGMALAAKMDEAQWRTYVVTSDAEHQCGLHWEAVMTAAKFKLDNLTCIIDRNFIQIDGSTEDVMPLEPLAEKYRAFNWEVFQCDGNDIAEFITTMEKAKEVRGKPQVVIAHTLPGKGVAFMEGDYRWHGKPPDRRQADEALSELSAQRELMVKHDG